A region of Ignavibacteriota bacterium DNA encodes the following proteins:
- a CDS encoding LytR C-terminal domain-containing protein gives MKFKFDQKHLNYLIIGLLTILVTVMTTSFVLRIAVAPPVSASIDKTIAKSTAQEVIQLNILNACGAPGLASKAKDYLRARGFDVVEIGNSDEILSKTVIIDRLGDIQSARQLAYALGVRDSMITARIDSNLFLRATVMIGSDYNSLKPFSE, from the coding sequence ATGAAATTTAAATTCGATCAGAAGCACCTTAACTATCTTATAATTGGCTTATTGACAATTTTAGTTACAGTAATGACTACTTCGTTTGTTCTAAGGATAGCTGTTGCTCCACCTGTTTCGGCATCAATTGATAAAACAATAGCAAAAAGCACAGCTCAGGAAGTAATACAACTTAATATTCTTAATGCTTGCGGAGCGCCGGGCTTGGCATCTAAAGCCAAAGACTATCTCAGAGCCAGAGGATTTGATGTTGTTGAAATTGGAAACAGCGATGAAATACTAAGCAAAACTGTAATTATTGACAGACTGGGAGATATTCAATCAGCACGTCAGCTTGCTTATGCATTAGGTGTTAGGGATTCTATGATTACTGCAAGAATTGACTCGAATTTATTTTTGAGAGCAACTGTAATGATTGGAAGTGACTACAACAGCTTAAAGCCATTTTCAGAATAA
- the raiA gene encoding ribosome-associated translation inhibitor RaiA, which translates to MKTQITFRHTNSSHPKLHEDALQVASGFGKYTEGIISTNIEFINEAHKTVEITMHMQGTTLVAKDDSDDFHKSLHGASEKIVRQIRKYKTKHLSNRTKDIIEVE; encoded by the coding sequence ATGAAAACCCAGATAACATTCAGACACACAAATTCTTCTCATCCTAAGCTGCATGAAGATGCGCTACAGGTTGCATCCGGATTTGGAAAGTATACGGAAGGTATAATTTCTACCAATATCGAATTTATCAATGAAGCTCATAAGACGGTAGAAATAACAATGCACATGCAGGGTACAACACTTGTTGCAAAGGATGATTCAGATGATTTCCATAAAAGTCTTCATGGTGCTTCCGAAAAAATTGTGAGGCAAATTCGAAAATATAAAACCAAACATCTAAGTAACAGAACTAAAGATATAATAGAAGTAGAATAA
- a CDS encoding pyruvate, phosphate dikinase has product MSKLKHTVNSDLIERTKELNCLYRVEDLFSQTHLTLEELMNSLLLIIPTGFRFPETIQIRIKFFDKIYHSTKFKESNFKIENIIKAFDESFGKIEVFSSESDIPSSQNPFLQEETQLLTTISDRVGHFAIYLKVRGLFHELKELNDELTESHKPEWLVILDMLKKTDQNLYSILSRKMLNHLFCKGVRESTDLFKKLGSNIDYDTTVSTEINRPSKKTVLMQSFKFGHEIFKLASRYFSDEDIIQKIQKWIHEEKSHILIKLLANQNSSLTDLADAIRRYHSINPGGEIGATPTRHGIVVALIRRFLTEQLEFIDIAKNYFWEEDFYYLLQKLIFPAESHGKIGGKGAGLLLARKIIEKSNKFSDALRSVRFPKTWYITSDGLTNFMYYNNMEDVLDQKYKDIDEIRQEYPHIIQAFKNSNFSPEIMNGLSRALDDFGDNPIIVRSSSLLEDRLGSAFAGKYKSLFLANQGPKQQRMEELLDAISEVYASTFGPDPIGYRTEKGLLDYNEEMAILIQEVVGVKKGKYFFPAFSGVAFSNNEFRWSPRIEREDGLIRMVPGLGTRAVDRIGDDFPMLLAPGKPNLRVNQTFQEIVGYAPKFIDVMNLNTNTFETISVDDLIREIGNDYPMLNEIFSIVDGRNIKRPIGLGIDTRQHDIIATFDNLINGKKYIEQIYYMMVELKDKLDTPVDIEFACDGKNIYLLQCRPQSSSGESVSAIIPTDVPQEKVLFTANKFVSNGKVPDIAFIVYVDPLKYSKLEKHEDLLAVGLAVGKLNKMLPKKNFILMGPGRWGSRDEIKLGVKVTYSDIHNCAVLIEIAKQQENYTPELSFGTHFFQDLVEAGIRYLPLYPDNENQEFNWEFFNSKENTLTRFLPEFEHIADVLKVINVRESTAGSVARVLLNADMGVAMCLLADSSISQSYTANTELVQKSDSYYDEPLQWRKRMAESLALKMDAARFGVKGVYLFGTVFNETASANSDIDLLVHFEGSEDQRRELNTWFEGWNHCLSQINYNRSGYYIEKFLDITYISEKDFKDQKYYVDLMDSANHSSRKLSMG; this is encoded by the coding sequence ATGAGTAAGTTGAAACATACTGTAAATTCAGACTTAATTGAAAGAACTAAAGAATTAAATTGCCTTTATCGGGTAGAGGATTTATTTAGTCAAACCCACCTCACGTTAGAAGAATTGATGAATTCTTTGTTATTGATAATTCCAACAGGCTTCAGATTTCCTGAAACAATTCAGATAAGAATCAAGTTTTTTGATAAGATTTATCACAGTACAAAATTCAAAGAAAGTAATTTCAAAATCGAAAATATTATCAAAGCGTTCGATGAGTCTTTCGGAAAAATTGAAGTCTTTTCAAGTGAAAGCGATATCCCATCAAGCCAAAATCCATTTCTTCAGGAAGAGACGCAACTACTTACAACAATTTCAGACAGAGTAGGACATTTCGCTATTTATCTTAAAGTCAGAGGCTTATTTCATGAGCTTAAAGAATTAAATGATGAGCTTACCGAATCACATAAACCTGAATGGCTGGTTATTCTTGATATGCTCAAGAAAACTGACCAAAATTTATATTCTATTTTATCTCGCAAAATGCTTAATCATCTTTTTTGTAAAGGTGTTAGAGAATCAACTGATTTGTTCAAAAAGTTAGGTTCGAATATAGACTATGATACTACTGTTTCCACTGAAATTAACAGACCAAGCAAGAAAACAGTTCTGATGCAGTCATTCAAGTTTGGTCATGAAATTTTCAAATTAGCTTCAAGATATTTCAGCGATGAAGACATAATACAAAAAATTCAGAAATGGATTCACGAAGAGAAATCTCATATTCTGATTAAGTTGCTTGCTAATCAGAATTCATCACTGACTGACCTTGCCGATGCTATAAGAAGGTATCACAGTATTAACCCGGGAGGAGAAATCGGTGCTACACCTACCAGACACGGTATAGTTGTGGCATTGATTAGAAGATTTCTGACTGAACAACTCGAATTTATTGATATTGCTAAGAATTACTTTTGGGAAGAAGATTTCTATTATTTATTGCAAAAATTGATCTTTCCAGCAGAAAGTCATGGTAAAATTGGTGGCAAAGGAGCGGGTCTTCTTCTTGCAAGAAAAATAATTGAAAAATCAAATAAATTTTCTGATGCTCTCAGGTCAGTGAGATTCCCGAAAACATGGTATATTACATCAGACGGATTAACTAATTTCATGTATTATAATAATATGGAAGATGTTTTAGACCAGAAGTATAAGGATATTGATGAAATACGTCAGGAGTATCCACATATAATTCAAGCATTTAAAAACTCCAATTTTTCACCTGAAATAATGAATGGTTTAAGCCGGGCTCTTGATGATTTTGGCGATAATCCAATAATAGTACGTAGCTCATCATTGCTTGAAGACAGACTTGGATCAGCTTTTGCAGGAAAATACAAGAGCCTGTTCCTTGCAAATCAAGGTCCAAAGCAACAGAGAATGGAAGAACTTCTTGACGCAATATCTGAAGTTTATGCTTCTACATTTGGTCCTGACCCTATTGGATACAGAACTGAAAAGGGTCTGCTTGATTATAATGAAGAAATGGCTATTCTAATTCAGGAGGTTGTCGGTGTCAAAAAAGGTAAATATTTCTTTCCGGCATTCTCCGGAGTTGCATTCAGTAATAATGAATTTCGCTGGTCACCAAGGATTGAGCGTGAAGATGGATTAATCCGTATGGTTCCTGGTTTAGGTACTCGTGCTGTGGATAGAATTGGTGATGATTTTCCAATGTTGCTTGCTCCGGGAAAACCAAATTTAAGAGTAAATCAAACATTTCAGGAAATTGTAGGATATGCTCCGAAATTTATTGATGTAATGAATTTAAATACAAATACATTTGAAACAATTTCTGTTGATGATTTAATACGTGAAATCGGTAATGATTATCCTATGCTAAATGAAATATTTTCTATAGTAGATGGAAGAAATATAAAAAGACCAATTGGACTTGGTATAGATACAAGACAGCACGATATTATTGCAACATTCGATAATTTAATCAACGGCAAAAAATATATCGAACAAATTTATTATATGATGGTTGAACTTAAAGATAAACTCGATACTCCGGTTGACATTGAATTTGCATGTGATGGTAAGAATATTTATTTATTGCAATGCCGTCCCCAATCTTCATCCGGTGAATCTGTATCGGCGATAATACCAACTGATGTACCTCAGGAAAAAGTACTCTTTACAGCTAATAAATTTGTTTCAAACGGTAAAGTTCCCGATATAGCATTTATAGTATATGTTGACCCGCTCAAATATTCAAAATTGGAGAAACACGAAGACTTGCTTGCTGTAGGGCTTGCTGTTGGTAAACTCAATAAAATGTTACCCAAGAAGAATTTTATACTTATGGGTCCCGGAAGATGGGGAAGCCGTGATGAAATAAAGCTCGGTGTAAAAGTCACTTATTCTGATATACATAACTGTGCAGTTCTTATCGAAATTGCTAAACAACAAGAAAATTATACTCCTGAACTTTCTTTCGGCACTCATTTCTTTCAGGATTTGGTAGAGGCCGGAATAAGATATTTACCTCTTTATCCTGACAATGAAAACCAGGAATTTAATTGGGAGTTCTTCAACTCAAAAGAAAATACTTTGACAAGATTTTTACCGGAATTTGAACATATAGCCGACGTACTGAAAGTAATAAATGTCCGCGAGAGCACAGCAGGAAGCGTAGCACGAGTATTACTGAATGCGGATATGGGTGTAGCGATGTGTTTGCTTGCTGATTCTTCTATTTCTCAAAGTTATACGGCAAATACTGAGCTTGTGCAGAAAAGTGACAGTTATTATGATGAGCCGCTTCAATGGAGAAAACGTATGGCAGAAAGTTTAGCACTCAAAATGGATGCTGCGAGATTTGGAGTTAAGGGGGTTTATCTTTTCGGAACTGTGTTTAACGAAACTGCGAGCGCAAATTCCGATATTGACCTTCTTGTTCATTTTGAAGGAAGCGAAGATCAACGCAGGGAACTTAATACTTGGTTTGAGGGATGGAATCATTGCCTGAGTCAAATTAATTACAATCGCTCAGGCTATTATATTGAAAAATTTCTTGATATAACTTATATTTCGGAAAAAGATTTCAAGGACCAAAAATATTATGTGGACTTGATGGATTCAGCTAATCATTCTTCAAGAAAATTAAGTATGGGTTGA
- the gyrA gene encoding DNA gyrase subunit A: MSLLDKGNIVETLLEDEMRNSYLDYSMSVIVSRALPDVRDGLKPVHRRILFAMQELGLAPNRPYKKSARLVGEVLGKYHPHGDSSVYEAMVRLAQNWSMRYPLVDGQGNYGSVDGDPPAAMRYTETRLAQIATQTLRDIDKNTVEFQNNFDESLKEPTVLPTVLPTLLVNGASGIAVGMATNIPPHNLTEIINGLMALIENPDLTDEEIMKIIPAPDFPTGGIIYGYNGVRDSYLTGRGKITVRAKVFIEENKAKSRQSLIVAELPYQVNKANLIEKIADLVRSKVIEDISGLNDESDRNGMRIVIDLKRDANADVVLNNLFKHSQLQVTFGSNMLSLVNGRPKVLTLKQMMHYFIKFRNEIVVKRTKFELDQAEKRAHILEGFIIALDNLDAVIKTIRDSRDPNTASIALQENFGLSEIQSKAILEMRLQRLTGLEREKIQKEYREILQLIEKLKSILDNHNLQMEIIKEELLELKNKFGDERRTEIVMDSREFSIEDMIANEEVIVTMSHNGYIKRTALVNYRRQNKGGRGSSGTATYDDDFIEFIYQASTHQYILFFTDAGRVYRIKVYDIPEGSRNSKGRSVANVIGKLPDEKVTALMPVKEFTDNEFAMMCTKSGTIKKTGLSAFAHVRQTGIIAINLDEGDKLISAQITDGNCDVIIGTREGLACRFRESDVRGMGRTAAGVRGISLSKDDYVISMIVIKRADTQVLVVSDKGYGKRTKHEDFRLTKRGAKGVISMNLTSKTGKVIGLLPANDSEDLVVMTVNGILIRQSIKNIRTIGRNTQGVRLIRLDEGDKIADITTVNRDDDEITGEEIDFDHTDANGQEPLL; this comes from the coding sequence ATGTCACTGCTTGATAAAGGTAACATAGTCGAGACCCTTCTCGAAGATGAAATGCGTAATTCGTATCTGGATTACTCAATGTCAGTAATAGTATCGCGTGCCTTACCGGATGTACGTGATGGTCTTAAGCCTGTTCACAGACGAATATTATTTGCGATGCAGGAATTAGGTCTCGCACCCAACCGTCCTTACAAAAAGTCAGCACGTCTTGTTGGTGAAGTGCTTGGCAAGTATCACCCTCATGGAGACAGCTCAGTTTATGAAGCAATGGTTAGACTTGCTCAGAATTGGAGTATGCGTTATCCACTTGTTGATGGTCAGGGTAACTACGGCTCAGTTGACGGCGACCCACCTGCTGCAATGCGTTACACAGAAACAAGACTTGCACAAATAGCAACTCAGACTTTAAGAGATATTGATAAAAATACTGTTGAATTTCAGAATAATTTTGATGAATCGTTAAAAGAACCAACAGTACTTCCAACTGTACTTCCAACTTTACTTGTTAACGGCGCAAGCGGGATTGCTGTTGGCATGGCAACAAATATTCCTCCACACAATTTAACAGAAATTATAAATGGTTTGATGGCTTTAATTGAGAATCCAGATTTAACCGATGAAGAAATAATGAAAATTATTCCTGCTCCTGATTTCCCGACGGGCGGTATTATTTACGGTTATAATGGTGTTAGAGATTCATATCTCACCGGACGCGGAAAAATTACAGTAAGAGCGAAAGTCTTCATTGAAGAGAATAAAGCCAAATCCAGACAGTCATTAATTGTAGCAGAGCTACCATATCAAGTAAATAAAGCCAATCTGATTGAAAAGATTGCAGACCTTGTTCGCAGTAAGGTAATTGAAGATATTTCAGGTCTTAATGATGAATCTGATAGGAACGGAATGAGAATCGTTATTGACCTCAAGCGTGATGCTAATGCTGATGTTGTACTTAACAATTTATTTAAACATTCTCAATTGCAGGTTACTTTCGGCTCGAATATGCTGTCACTTGTTAATGGCAGACCAAAAGTGCTGACACTTAAACAAATGATGCATTATTTCATCAAATTCAGAAATGAAATTGTTGTAAAAAGAACCAAGTTTGAACTTGACCAAGCCGAGAAACGTGCTCACATTTTGGAAGGTTTTATAATTGCTCTTGATAATCTTGATGCTGTAATCAAAACTATCAGAGATTCGCGTGACCCGAATACTGCATCTATTGCACTTCAGGAAAACTTCGGACTATCGGAAATTCAGTCAAAAGCGATTCTCGAAATGAGACTTCAAAGATTGACCGGTCTTGAAAGAGAGAAAATTCAAAAAGAATATCGCGAAATACTTCAATTAATTGAAAAACTCAAATCAATTTTAGATAATCATAATCTTCAAATGGAAATAATCAAAGAAGAACTTCTTGAGCTGAAAAATAAATTCGGTGATGAAAGAAGAACTGAAATTGTTATGGATTCCCGTGAATTTTCTATTGAGGATATGATAGCTAATGAAGAGGTAATCGTAACAATGTCTCATAATGGGTATATCAAGCGAACAGCACTGGTTAATTACCGTCGCCAAAACAAAGGCGGCAGAGGCTCGAGCGGTACAGCCACTTATGACGATGACTTTATTGAATTTATCTATCAGGCATCTACTCATCAATATATTTTATTCTTTACTGATGCCGGAAGAGTATATAGAATCAAGGTTTACGACATACCGGAAGGAAGCAGAAATTCAAAAGGCAGGTCTGTTGCTAATGTAATCGGAAAATTGCCTGATGAAAAAGTAACTGCATTAATGCCTGTTAAAGAATTTACGGATAATGAATTCGCTATGATGTGTACAAAAAGCGGAACAATCAAGAAAACGGGGCTTTCAGCATTCGCCCATGTAAGGCAGACAGGAATAATTGCAATTAATCTTGATGAAGGGGATAAACTGATTTCAGCACAAATCACAGATGGAAATTGCGATGTTATCATCGGTACACGAGAAGGTCTTGCCTGCAGATTCAGAGAAAGTGATGTCAGAGGTATGGGCAGAACCGCCGCTGGTGTGAGAGGAATTTCATTATCAAAAGACGACTATGTAATTTCAATGATTGTTATCAAGCGTGCTGATACACAAGTGCTGGTTGTAAGTGACAAAGGTTATGGAAAACGAACCAAGCACGAAGATTTCAGACTAACAAAACGCGGCGCCAAAGGTGTTATTTCGATGAATCTTACCTCTAAAACCGGAAAAGTAATTGGGCTTCTGCCTGCTAATGACAGCGAGGATTTAGTGGTTATGACTGTAAATGGTATTCTTATCCGTCAAAGCATCAAAAATATTCGTACAATTGGTAGAAATACTCAAGGTGTAAGACTTATCAGACTGGATGAAGGCGATAAAATTGCTGACATTACTACAGTAAATCGTGATGATGATGAAATTACCGGTGAGGAAATTGATTTCGATCATACTGATGCAAACGGTCAGGAACCTTTGTTATAA
- a CDS encoding alkaline phosphatase family protein: protein MKKFTLILCLAFISIFGFTKSEDNKQIVILVSLDGFRWDYLDRGKSPKLSEIASDGVRASSLQPQFPTMTFPNHYSIITGLVPENHGIIANYFNNLYDTTFFSLKQPYVTNSIWYMGEAFWETARRNGIITASYFWPGSEIELDYRRPNYYHIYDHNRPYEERVNGVLDWLSLPDSLMPRFVTLYFDETDSKAHRHGTDSPMLNDGIVRVDKIVAMLDSGITSLGLKERVNLIILSDHGMADMAEDRIIAIDEILHDKTDISITALSTLAFINPPKDKINSVYQKLKKSEKGYKVYLKKDIPKRLRYSKHPFISEIMMFAEHGWLIGDTRKWSDKYIATHGYDNKHPEMHGIFIARGPAFKNNYKSGTLNNIDIYPLLCKLFDIYPAGNIDGDILNIIHLLNE, encoded by the coding sequence ATGAAAAAATTTACTTTGATCTTGTGTTTGGCTTTTATTTCTATATTTGGTTTTACTAAATCAGAAGATAATAAGCAAATTGTCATTTTAGTTTCGCTTGACGGTTTTCGTTGGGATTATCTCGATAGGGGCAAAAGTCCAAAACTTAGCGAAATTGCATCTGATGGAGTACGAGCTTCCTCGCTTCAACCTCAATTCCCAACAATGACATTCCCGAATCATTATTCTATAATTACCGGGCTTGTTCCTGAAAACCATGGTATAATTGCAAATTATTTCAATAATCTATATGATACGACATTTTTCTCACTCAAACAACCTTATGTTACTAACTCAATTTGGTATATGGGTGAAGCTTTTTGGGAGACAGCCAGACGTAATGGTATCATAACAGCATCATATTTCTGGCCCGGCTCAGAAATTGAACTGGACTACAGAAGACCAAATTACTACCACATCTATGATCACAACAGACCTTATGAAGAAAGAGTAAATGGTGTACTGGATTGGCTCTCATTGCCGGATTCCTTAATGCCGAGATTTGTCACTCTTTATTTTGATGAGACTGATTCTAAAGCCCATCGTCACGGAACCGATTCACCAATGCTAAATGACGGAATAGTTAGAGTTGACAAAATTGTGGCTATGCTCGATAGTGGTATTACTTCTTTGGGACTTAAAGAACGTGTAAATTTAATTATCTTATCCGACCATGGTATGGCTGATATGGCGGAAGATAGAATAATTGCCATTGATGAAATTTTACATGATAAAACAGATATAAGCATTACCGCATTGAGTACACTCGCATTCATCAATCCACCTAAAGATAAAATCAATAGTGTATATCAGAAGCTAAAGAAATCTGAAAAAGGATATAAAGTATATTTGAAGAAAGACATACCAAAGCGACTAAGATACAGTAAACATCCATTTATTTCTGAGATAATGATGTTTGCTGAACATGGATGGCTGATAGGTGACACAAGGAAATGGAGCGATAAATATATTGCAACTCATGGATATGACAACAAGCATCCGGAAATGCACGGGATTTTTATTGCCCGAGGTCCGGCATTTAAAAATAATTATAAAAGCGGTACTTTAAACAATATTGATATATATCCGTTACTTTGTAAATTATTTGATATTTATCCGGCTGGTAACATTGATGGTGATATTTTAAATATCATTCATTTACTAAATGAGTAA
- a CDS encoding HEAT repeat domain-containing protein — MNLYSQNLFYNSEKFNNLYNNLLTTHELSVRDIFIPESYKQEIKYELLLYKDLLKYPPSSNLLTEKLALNLKNNSLNKENLADICSKISVKPFQMIEYDDFLANDFINKMLGINLDSTFSFPASLIIKQYLIPILKVYKSLENDFILSNKPEVRFLKKYADSLLFVEKTEIHNPYQYHHFQKNNTEIARNFFNYSDGFKQSNVINYGYSLYSHFDKVNQITLDNIDDLKSQVKTVIVETNLGKIAIGGTGDDSYSGNFLLIIDLGGNDTYNIESVSKELLSLSPVHVIIDLSGDDNYKAGDFSLGCGYFGINILMDLAGKDKYNAGNYSLGAAIFGFGILHDFDGDDLYVGKNFTQGAAFFGFGFLLDDKGKDEFRAGSFSQGFATTAGFGILIDKFGDDKYTSNSFMKKSAIESNNSVSFSQGASLGYEALAAGGIGLLIDLSGNDKYIADSYSQAVAINYGIAGLYDFEGNDEYNCRDFGQSFAANFSMSNFYDYIGNDKYSSGISTLASSYSYSYSSLFDISGDDSFFNSEKVFVKQNPAISLFIKTSGKANYKGYCSLNKDRKFSFNTQNSSYNLVINDINNLVNDDLEHPSEDYSNLSFKLFNLPLMNIEFKNSEKNFLLPSSIDSLAVIAISPLENFKKFASSAKDSLAKYSISDMIAIENVIDLSDKHNLSVYEFIINKIISRKEKNDFSELTKLINTENQYTFGVYSRVMTRHYPEESKLYITLRFTDKNPQIREAAITSLGRINNIAVAENISGYLNDRDISVRCAAAITLGMMKQPGYLEALNQSFEDGLFAIRDAAYKGIVSNLSPDFLFVESLLSDKISSAMKTKLIPLILKADLNDKEFREFLKLFKSQDSSIKAIFYSELSNNNSKQWTKRHKQIIKNEKDNELIKLLKHE; from the coding sequence GTGAATTTGTACTCACAGAATTTATTTTATAACTCTGAAAAGTTTAATAATTTATACAACAACCTGCTGACTACTCACGAATTGAGCGTCAGAGATATATTTATTCCCGAATCTTATAAACAAGAAATCAAGTATGAACTATTATTATATAAAGATTTATTGAAATATCCGCCAAGTTCAAACTTACTTACTGAGAAATTGGCTCTAAATTTGAAAAATAATTCTCTAAATAAAGAAAATTTAGCTGACATTTGTAGCAAAATTTCAGTTAAGCCATTTCAAATGATTGAATATGATGATTTTCTTGCTAATGATTTTATCAATAAGATGTTGGGTATTAATCTTGACAGTACATTTTCGTTTCCTGCTTCACTTATTATCAAACAATATTTGATTCCAATTCTTAAAGTATATAAAAGTTTGGAGAATGATTTTATTCTAAGTAATAAACCGGAAGTAAGATTTCTTAAAAAATATGCAGATTCTTTGCTTTTTGTTGAGAAAACAGAAATTCATAATCCTTATCAATACCATCATTTTCAGAAAAATAACACCGAAATTGCTCGCAATTTTTTCAATTATTCCGATGGTTTTAAACAAAGCAATGTAATTAATTATGGCTATTCGTTATATTCACATTTTGATAAAGTAAATCAAATTACTCTTGATAACATTGATGATTTGAAATCACAGGTTAAAACGGTTATCGTAGAAACCAATCTTGGTAAAATTGCGATAGGAGGTACCGGTGATGATTCTTATTCAGGCAATTTCTTACTTATAATTGACCTTGGTGGAAATGATACTTACAATATTGAATCTGTCAGTAAAGAGCTTCTTTCGCTAAGTCCTGTACACGTTATTATTGATTTAAGCGGTGATGATAATTATAAAGCAGGTGATTTTTCTCTTGGATGCGGTTATTTTGGTATAAATATTTTGATGGACTTAGCCGGTAAAGATAAATATAACGCCGGAAATTATTCTTTAGGTGCTGCAATTTTTGGTTTTGGTATTTTGCATGACTTTGATGGTGATGATTTATATGTTGGTAAGAATTTTACTCAAGGTGCTGCATTTTTTGGCTTCGGATTTCTGTTGGATGATAAAGGTAAAGATGAATTCAGAGCTGGAAGCTTTTCTCAGGGCTTTGCTACCACAGCCGGATTCGGAATTTTGATTGACAAATTTGGCGATGATAAATATACTTCTAACTCTTTTATGAAAAAATCTGCTATTGAGTCAAATAATTCGGTCTCATTTTCTCAAGGTGCTTCCCTTGGTTATGAAGCCTTAGCGGCAGGTGGAATTGGACTCCTTATCGATTTATCCGGCAATGATAAATATATTGCTGATTCATATTCTCAGGCAGTTGCGATTAATTATGGGATTGCAGGATTGTATGACTTTGAGGGTAATGATGAATATAATTGCCGCGATTTTGGTCAGTCTTTTGCAGCTAACTTTTCAATGAGTAATTTTTATGATTATATCGGGAATGATAAGTATTCATCAGGTATTTCAACTTTAGCAAGCTCATATAGTTATTCATATAGTAGCCTTTTCGATATTTCAGGAGATGATTCTTTTTTCAATTCAGAAAAAGTATTTGTTAAACAAAACCCTGCAATTTCTTTATTCATAAAAACTTCAGGAAAAGCAAATTACAAAGGGTATTGCTCGCTAAATAAAGATCGGAAATTTTCATTTAATACTCAAAATTCATCTTATAATTTAGTTATTAATGATATAAATAATTTAGTCAATGATGATTTAGAACATCCTTCAGAAGATTATTCCAATTTATCATTTAAGCTATTCAATTTGCCTCTTATGAATATCGAATTTAAAAATTCTGAGAAAAACTTTCTTTTGCCATCAAGTATTGACAGTTTGGCTGTGATAGCTATTTCTCCACTTGAAAATTTCAAAAAATTTGCTTCTTCAGCAAAAGACAGTCTTGCAAAATATAGTATTTCAGATATGATAGCAATTGAAAATGTAATTGATTTAAGCGACAAACACAATTTATCAGTTTATGAGTTCATTATTAATAAAATTATATCACGAAAAGAAAAAAATGACTTTTCTGAACTGACAAAGCTAATTAATACAGAAAATCAATATACATTTGGAGTATATTCCAGAGTAATGACCCGACACTACCCTGAAGAGTCAAAACTATATATTACACTCAGATTCACAGATAAAAATCCACAGATTAGAGAAGCCGCAATAACTTCATTAGGAAGAATAAATAATATTGCTGTTGCTGAGAATATTTCCGGATACTTAAACGACAGAGATATTTCAGTGCGTTGTGCAGCAGCCATAACATTGGGTATGATGAAGCAACCCGGATACCTGGAAGCATTAAATCAATCATTTGAAGATGGATTATTCGCCATAAGAGATGCCGCTTATAAGGGTATTGTATCAAATCTGTCACCTGATTTCTTATTTGTCGAAAGTTTGTTAAGCGATAAAATCAGTTCTGCAATGAAAACAAAACTCATTCCACTGATTTTGAAAGCCGACTTAAATGATAAGGAGTTCAGAGAATTTCTTAAATTGTTTAAATCTCAGGATAGTAGCATTAAAGCTATATTTTACTCTGAATTATCTAACAATAATTCAAAACAATGGACGAAAAGACATAAGCAAATTATTAAAAATGAAAAAGACAACGAATTAATAAAATTATTAAAACATGAATAA
- the gmk gene encoding guanylate kinase, whose protein sequence is MNKKRLLVLSSPSGGGKSTIAKELMNTYSNLRFSVSATTRKPRAGEQNGVQYYFLGKEEFETKINKNQFVEYEEIFGNYYGTLKSEIDKAFFDSECLIFDVDVKGAMSVKQNYPEDALLLFIIPPDIDTLEKRLRSRSTETEEQIRLRLSRAELELAYQDKFDHIIVNDELDKAIKETVEFIGEKMEVRIDE, encoded by the coding sequence ATGAATAAAAAAAGACTTTTAGTTTTGTCATCACCAAGCGGTGGGGGAAAGTCCACCATCGCAAAAGAATTAATGAATACATACTCAAATTTGAGATTTTCTGTTTCTGCAACCACCCGAAAACCAAGAGCAGGTGAGCAAAATGGTGTGCAGTATTACTTCCTTGGTAAAGAGGAATTTGAAACTAAAATCAATAAAAATCAATTTGTGGAATATGAAGAAATTTTTGGGAATTATTATGGCACTTTGAAATCAGAAATTGATAAAGCATTTTTTGATTCTGAATGCCTGATTTTTGACGTAGATGTCAAAGGGGCAATGTCAGTCAAACAAAATTATCCTGAAGATGCACTTTTGCTTTTCATAATTCCACCCGATATTGATACTTTGGAAAAAAGACTGCGCAGTCGCAGCACCGAAACTGAGGAGCAGATCCGACTAAGACTAAGTAGAGCAGAGCTGGAGTTGGCGTATCAAGATAAGTTTGATCACATAATTGTAAATGACGAATTGGATAAAGCAATAAAAGAAACAGTTGAATTTATCGGAGAGAAAATGGAGGTTAGGATAGATGAGTGA